Below is a genomic region from Trichocoleus sp..
TAATTTTGTCAAATCCAGCGATTACAGTCGCTACAAGTCCAAAAATTAAAGCTGCCTTTAGTGATCCTCCACCCAGGATGTAGACTACGGCAGTTAAACCTCCCAGCACTAAGTTGTTTCTAGTTTTCCGCCAAGACCACTTGATAGCTTCCACAGGTTCGATTTTGTTTTGGATCAGTTGGTGGAAGAATATACCAATCAATCCATACAGCAATCCATCGCCTAATCCAATTTTTGGATTTTCGTGAATCCAGCTCGAAATTGAGCCATAAATTAGCCCTAGAAGCAGCCCATCTGCCAACCGAGCAATTCGCCCTTTAGCTAAGCTAATTGTCAATCCTCCAATCAGTCCATAAACCAAACTCCCGATCATGCCTGCGAGAAACCCTGCCGCAAGTTTCTCTGCTGTCTGGTAGAGCGAATATCCATGTTGGTGATAGAAGTGATAACCAGCACCTAGTCCAGTTTGCAAGCTGCCCCAAATTGCGAAGATCAGCAGCATGACTCCAATCCGATAAATCCGCTGTTGAACCTGAGTTTTTAGCCATTGGGGCTGCATCTGTTCAATCAGAAATACCGTTTGAGATTCTCGATGGATGCGTCGTGCCAGCCAAACCAACCACTGAACTGTTTGCTCCTTGGAATACCGTTGCTCAACGCCTCGACGTTTCAGCATCCGCTCAATATACAAATCAAAGAGCTGTTTGCAGTGGTTTTCTGTCGTGTTGAGTTTCGGCAAACTTTGAGCAGAGACTCCCTGATAAGCCAGCACCATAATGTTGAGCATGAGGGGAGACTGAGCCAGTTCTTGAAGCGTTGGCTCCTCTTCTAATAAGCTTCTTAAGCCTGTCAAATCGTTGCTCAGATGATCCAGATAACAACGAATTTGCTCTGACGTCAGCAACCTGAGATAAATCGCGCTCTGGAAGTTGAGACGGTTGACAAGCGACTCGTAGTCTCTAATGCGGCTACAAACCACCATCTCAGTGCCATACTCTTGCTGGAATGCATTTAAGGCATTGATGCAGGCATCCCGATCCTGTACTCGAACTTCGTCCAAACCATCGAGCAGGAGAAGCAACTGCTGTTGCTCAACCCAAAGGCGACCAATTTTTCTAGGAACCTGGTATTTAAGATTGAGTTCTTCTACCAGCCATTGCGCGATGCTGTGTTGTTCCCTTGCCCAAGAAGAGAGGTTGAGAACAACAGGAATAAGATGCCCTGCGTCTTGCTCAGCTCGCACAAGCAGTTCACGGGTGAGCTGTAATAAGGTGGTCGTTTTCCCTGATCCGGGTTCCCCTAAAATGAGCAGGGTTCGTCCCGCACCAATTCGATCGAAGATAGAAATGATTTGAGTCCCTGGAGGTAGCGTTTTGGGAGGCTGCCTATCTGTCTCTACTGCAATATTCCAGGGAGAAGCGACGGCATCTGGTCTGTGTTCTAAGCCGAGTTCGAGTAAGACCTGGTCTTGTAGGGAGGTTTCTAGAACGCCTTTGACCCAATAGTTGCTCACTTTGCTCAGTAACGCTTGACGGTTATGATACTCCTGGCTGCTGAGGGGAATTCTGGCGATCGCCACATCCCTTTTGGGCGTCCAGTAATTTTCAGGAGTTTGGGCAGGGGAGTCTGGCAGGGGAGGGTCTAGATCAGGCGATAGGGTTTGGCTAGTCAAATTCTGCCTCATCCAATCCGTCGGCGGAGACAGGACTGGTAATGAGTCAACCGTTTCTTTGGGTTGCTTCGCCGTTTCATCCACTGGTTCTTGAGGCGAGTGCAGCGTTTCCAGTGCTTCTAGAGCTTCGGATGCGTTTTTGTAGCGGTGCTGGTGGTCGTGGCGCACCATCGTCTCAAGAATGGCGGCGAATGCTGGGTTAATGTTGATGCGATCGCCAAGCAAAGCACAAGAAATTTCCTGCTGCTCATCCAGAGGAAAGTCTCTTGGAGAAATTCCCGTCAACGCTTGCAGTCCCACAATTCCCACCGCGTAAACATCACTGCTAAAACAGGGTCGGGATAGTTGCTGCTCAATTGGCATATAGCCTGGAGAACCAATTGCAACAGTAGCACTGGCTTGACCAGAGGAATTTACCGTCTGAATGTTGACCTGCTTCACTGCTCCAAAGTCGATCAGGACAATTTTGCGATCGCTCTTCCGGCAAATTAGATTTGTGGGTTTAATGTCGCGGTGGATCACGCCTTGGCTATGGACAAAGGCAAGCACCTGCAAGATGCTCCGCAACAGATCAATTACTTCTGCTTCGCTGAGCCGTTTGCGGCAGGTCAATTCTTGCGCGAGAGTTTGCCCATCAATAAATTGTTGGACAAGATAAAACTCGTCCTCTTGCTCAAAATGAGCGAGTAGCTGCGGGATTTGATCGTGCTTCCCCAGACGATAAAGAACTTCTGCTTCCAGATTAAATAACCGTTTTGCCACTTGTAGAGATTGCGGCGTACTCACTCCAGGGTGGAGTTGTTTGACAACGCAAATCGGCTTACCCGGTAAGTGACTGTCGGTGGCGAGAAACGTTTGACCAAAGCCACCACTACCGAGTGGCCTAATAATGTGATAACGCCCTGCCAGCAAGATGTCCATTTCAACAGACTACCAAACTGAACGCCCTTCTCCTCATCAATTCTGCCAACGATCGCAAATTAGCTCCGAGAATCCCCTACTCCAGCCCCCGATCGCTTCGCTCCAAAAACATCCTGCTAAAGTTCAGCATCGATCCCATGAGAGTACATCAGCGTTGAGGATCACAAGATGATTCAAAAGGCGCACCAGCCGATCGGGATAGTTACCCAACAAAAACTACTTCAATTGATATGAATTAAGATTGCGGCTTTGCTGAATCGCAGGATGCATAATGCTAATTTACCGACTGCATTACCTCTAGATATCCTAATTCTGAAGGACTTTGAATTCTTTTTCCCCAGAAGTTGAGGGCTAGGAGGGCGAATCATACCCCCATGCAGCAACATCTTTTATTGGCGTTGCTGAAGCGCAGGATGGAGTTGCGAATTGAGTGCCTGCCTTGTCCCGTTGACTTAGCTGCCGATCGTCATCTTTTAGGCGTGTAATCAGAGCTTTTGTTCTTTAGAGCGGATAGAAACAGATTCAGAAGGCAAAACCTGCTGCCACAGCTTGACCGTTTTATCCTTACTGCCGCTTACCACCGTTCCAGCGTCCGCCCCGAACGCCACTCCAATCACCCAATCCGAATGTCCAGTCAGTGTCCGCAGCAGTTGCCCCGACGCCAGATCCCAGATCTTGATCGTTTTATCCAAACTGCCACTCGCGATCGTCTTTGCATCTGGGCTAACCGCAACCGAAAGAACGCGATCCACATGTCCAGAAAGCGTTTGCAGCATGGCTCCACTCTCCAAATTCCAGACCTTGATCGTCTTATCCCAACTGCCGCTGACGATCGTTTTTCCATCTGGACTGATCGCAACCGATCGCACCGCGTCCGTATGTCCAGAAAGCGTCCGCAGTAGCTTTCCCGTTCCCAGATCCCAGGTTTTGATTGTGCCGTCATACGCACTGCTGATTAGCGTTTTGCTATCTGGCGTAAACGTCACCGACCAAACAGAATCATAGTGCCCTGGTAGCGTGTTGAGCAGTTCCCCTGTTGCCACATCCCAAAGCTTGATCGTGCCGTCATAGCTGCCGCTTGCCACCGTTTGCCCATCCGGACTGACCGCAACCGACCAAACTGGACCAATATGTCCAGCCAACGTTCGCAGCAGTTGTCCCGTCGCAACATCCCAAAGCTTGATCGTTTTATCGCTACTACCGCTCACCAGAATCATTCCATCTGGGCTGAACGTAACCGATCGCACAGCATCCCGATGCCCTGACAACGTGCGAATAAATGCTCCAGTTTGCAAATTCCAGAGCCGGATCGATCGATCAAAGCTGCCGCTTGCCAACATCTGTTTCTTAACGTTGGTGGCGATCGTCCAAACCGTGTCGCTGTGTCCTGATAAGGTTTGAGCCGCAGAAGTAGCTGAGTTTTGCAGTAAAGGTTCGATCGCCTTGGCAAGAGACTGCTGCGGTTGAAAAGCGATCGACGAGGATGGATAGTGCGACCAGTAAAACAGACCTGCTGTCGTCGCTACCGCAACCGAAAGCGCAGCCCCAACTTGACGCAGTAATCGATTGTTAGGAACCCATGAAGGATTGAGTGAAAAGTGGCTGGCAACAGTGGTAAAAACCGGATTGAGGTTATGTGTCACAGCATCCGTTGGCGCTTCAGCAACAGTCGGCTGTGTAGCAACAGTGGGCTGAAAGGAGCCGAGCGTCGGCAACGCAGCGTATGCCATTTCTAAATCGGACGTTTTGGTATGTTGAGCCATCGCCAATCTGACAGGATTTTTTCCCCATATAGCCGCCCTTAATGCAGCATCTAGCTGATAAACCGACTCAAAGCGGCGATCGGGGTCTTTTTGCAAACACTGCATCACGATCGCTTCAATGACTGGCGTTAGCGTCTCACATGCTGGTTGTTGGCGCAGCGGCAGTGGTGGCTTTGTTAAATGAGCAGCTGCCCAAATTCCACCCCCAACTTGACGGCTCGCTTCCTGAAAGCCAAAGGGGTCAGTCCCGCTGAGCATCTCATAAATCACCACCCCCAGGCTGTAAATATCGGCTCGCTCATCCAAATCGTTCTCCACCTCAAACTGCTCTGGCGCAGCATATCGATAAGTCCCCAGAAACGTCCTCGTTACATTTGCCTGCTCTACCTGTTCCCGCTGAATTTTCGCGATGCCAAAGTCCAGAATTTTAACCAGTTCTCCCAGTGATGTCGGAACCAGGAAAATATTGTCTGGCTTCAAGTCTCGATGAATAATTTTGACCTGCTCACATTTCGCACCGTCTTGCCATAAGTCAACGCCCTGATGCGCTAACTGTAGCCCAACACAAACCTGACTAATGATGTTCGCTGTCCGTTGAACAGATAACCGTCTTTCCTGCTTCAGCAGTTCCCTCAAGGTCTGCCCTTGCAGATACTCCATCACAAAGAAGGGATGCCCTTCAAACGTCACACCATAGTCGCTCACCTGCACAATATGCTCATTTTTAAGAGCGGCACAGAGCGTTGCTTCTCGCTCAAATCTTGCCCGCACTTCTCCAGCCAGCATCCTTTCATGCAGCAACTTCACAGCAACAGGTTGACCCAGCAAGGTATCTGTTGCCAAAAAAACATCTGCGGTGCCGCCTCGCCCCAACAGCTTATCAACGCGATAGCGGTGACGATCGCCAATTAAACGATTGATCC
It encodes:
- a CDS encoding serine/threonine-protein kinase, which translates into the protein MNSAQSVFWINRLIGDRHRYRVDKLLGRGGTADVFLATDTLLGQPVAVKLLHERMLAGEVRARFEREATLCAALKNEHIVQVSDYGVTFEGHPFFVMEYLQGQTLRELLKQERRLSVQRTANIISQVCVGLQLAHQGVDLWQDGAKCEQVKIIHRDLKPDNIFLVPTSLGELVKILDFGIAKIQREQVEQANVTRTFLGTYRYAAPEQFEVENDLDERADIYSLGVVIYEMLSGTDPFGFQEASRQVGGGIWAAAHLTKPPLPLRQQPACETLTPVIEAIVMQCLQKDPDRRFESVYQLDAALRAAIWGKNPVRLAMAQHTKTSDLEMAYAALPTLGSFQPTVATQPTVAEAPTDAVTHNLNPVFTTVASHFSLNPSWVPNNRLLRQVGAALSVAVATTAGLFYWSHYPSSSIAFQPQQSLAKAIEPLLQNSATSAAQTLSGHSDTVWTIATNVKKQMLASGSFDRSIRLWNLQTGAFIRTLSGHRDAVRSVTFSPDGMILVSGSSDKTIKLWDVATGQLLRTLAGHIGPVWSVAVSPDGQTVASGSYDGTIKLWDVATGELLNTLPGHYDSVWSVTFTPDSKTLISSAYDGTIKTWDLGTGKLLRTLSGHTDAVRSVAISPDGKTIVSGSWDKTIKVWNLESGAMLQTLSGHVDRVLSVAVSPDAKTIASGSLDKTIKIWDLASGQLLRTLTGHSDWVIGVAFGADAGTVVSGSKDKTVKLWQQVLPSESVSIRSKEQKL
- a CDS encoding protein kinase, whose translation is MDILLAGRYHIIRPLGSGGFGQTFLATDSHLPGKPICVVKQLHPGVSTPQSLQVAKRLFNLEAEVLYRLGKHDQIPQLLAHFEQEDEFYLVQQFIDGQTLAQELTCRKRLSEAEVIDLLRSILQVLAFVHSQGVIHRDIKPTNLICRKSDRKIVLIDFGAVKQVNIQTVNSSGQASATVAIGSPGYMPIEQQLSRPCFSSDVYAVGIVGLQALTGISPRDFPLDEQQEISCALLGDRININPAFAAILETMVRHDHQHRYKNASEALEALETLHSPQEPVDETAKQPKETVDSLPVLSPPTDWMRQNLTSQTLSPDLDPPLPDSPAQTPENYWTPKRDVAIARIPLSSQEYHNRQALLSKVSNYWVKGVLETSLQDQVLLELGLEHRPDAVASPWNIAVETDRQPPKTLPPGTQIISIFDRIGAGRTLLILGEPGSGKTTTLLQLTRELLVRAEQDAGHLIPVVLNLSSWAREQHSIAQWLVEELNLKYQVPRKIGRLWVEQQQLLLLLDGLDEVRVQDRDACINALNAFQQEYGTEMVVCSRIRDYESLVNRLNFQSAIYLRLLTSEQIRCYLDHLSNDLTGLRSLLEEEPTLQELAQSPLMLNIMVLAYQGVSAQSLPKLNTTENHCKQLFDLYIERMLKRRGVEQRYSKEQTVQWLVWLARRIHRESQTVFLIEQMQPQWLKTQVQQRIYRIGVMLLIFAIWGSLQTGLGAGYHFYHQHGYSLYQTAEKLAAGFLAGMIGSLVYGLIGGLTISLAKGRIARLADGLLLGLIYGSISSWIHENPKIGLGDGLLYGLIGIFFHQLIQNKIEPVEAIKWSWRKTRNNLVLGGLTAVVYILGGGSLKAALIFGLVATVIAGFDKISEVDRSTLPNQGIWKSAANARTLLITIGLLTGLSIGIVENPILGLTQGLIVCGLAGALFGGQGSGITCIKHFMLRCILWRSGCIPWNYARFLDYATERIFLQKVGGGYIFIHRLLMEHFAQMRE